In Nocardioides palaemonis, a single genomic region encodes these proteins:
- a CDS encoding flavin monoamine oxidase family protein yields the protein MRVDRDADVVVVGAGLAGLRCAQALVAAGRDVVVLEAGDAVGGRIRTERVDGFLVDRGFQLLNPAYPAVRRWVDVDALGLQPFGAGVAVRTEAGLTVLGHPAREPRLLPRTVRTVAGRSAEVAALARWAAPLLRPRRGPLSEVVAGRADVDRRTALDRAGVDGLLRRVVDRFFAGVLLEDDGSTADRFALLLTWMFVRGVPALPAGGMQALPEQLAASLGERVRLGQPVRRVTATSVETDDGTWSARQVVVAAGAAQATALVGVPEVATKGVVTTWWAAPGAPDTDLLHVDARRTATGPLVNAAIVSRAAPSYAPPGRHLVQGSALLGAGRNPEEAEMRRHAGDLLGVDPSRWEVVARHEVPDALPVQPVPYRDARPVVVDGVVVCGDHRDTGSIQGALVSGQRAADAVLGAR from the coding sequence ATGCGAGTCGACAGGGACGCCGACGTGGTGGTCGTGGGTGCCGGGTTGGCCGGACTGCGGTGCGCGCAGGCGCTCGTCGCCGCCGGCCGCGACGTGGTCGTGCTGGAGGCGGGCGACGCGGTCGGCGGGCGGATCCGCACCGAGCGGGTCGACGGGTTCCTCGTCGACCGCGGCTTCCAGCTGCTCAACCCCGCCTACCCGGCCGTGCGCCGCTGGGTCGACGTGGACGCGCTGGGGCTGCAGCCGTTCGGGGCCGGTGTCGCCGTCCGGACCGAGGCCGGGCTGACCGTGCTGGGTCATCCGGCGCGCGAGCCGCGACTGCTGCCGCGGACCGTGCGCACCGTCGCCGGGCGCTCCGCCGAGGTCGCGGCGCTCGCCCGCTGGGCCGCTCCGCTGCTGCGTCCGCGGCGCGGCCCGCTGTCCGAGGTGGTGGCGGGGCGCGCGGACGTCGACCGGCGCACCGCGCTCGACCGAGCCGGCGTCGACGGGCTGCTGCGCCGTGTGGTCGACCGCTTCTTCGCCGGCGTGCTGCTCGAGGACGACGGCAGCACGGCCGACCGGTTCGCGCTGCTGCTGACGTGGATGTTCGTACGGGGCGTGCCGGCGCTCCCGGCCGGCGGCATGCAGGCGCTGCCGGAGCAGCTGGCGGCGAGCCTGGGGGAGCGGGTACGCCTCGGGCAGCCGGTCCGTCGCGTCACCGCCACCTCGGTCGAGACCGACGACGGCACGTGGTCGGCCCGGCAGGTGGTCGTAGCCGCGGGTGCCGCGCAGGCGACCGCACTGGTGGGCGTCCCGGAGGTCGCCACGAAGGGCGTCGTCACCACGTGGTGGGCGGCGCCTGGCGCCCCGGACACGGACCTGCTCCACGTCGACGCCCGACGCACCGCGACCGGGCCGCTCGTCAACGCCGCGATCGTCTCGCGGGCCGCCCCGTCGTACGCACCACCGGGCCGGCATCTCGTGCAGGGGTCCGCGCTCCTCGGCGCAGGCCGCAACCCGGAGGAGGCCGAGATGCGTCGCCACGCCGGCGACCTGCTGGGGGTGGACCCGTCGCGCTGGGAGGTCGTGGCCCGGCACGAGGTGCCGGACGCGCTGCCGGTCCAGCCAGTGCCCTACCGCGATGCCCGACCGGTCGTCGTCGACGGCGTGGTGGTGTGCGGCGACCACCGCGACACCGGCTCGATCCAGGGTGCGCTGGTCAGCGGCCAGCGCGCGGCCGACGCCGTCCTGGGGGCACGATGA
- a CDS encoding metallophosphoesterase family protein, with amino-acid sequence MPTRLLLLADTHLPKRAKDLPAQVWEAVDEADVVLHAGDWVDVALLDELEERAARLVACWGNNDHGALRERLPEVARTEVEGIRIGVVHETGQTKGREERMAATYADLDVLVFGHSHIPWDTTAAGGLRLLNPGSPTDRRRQPHCTYMTAVADSGALDVTLHRLPPRVPATGRR; translated from the coding sequence GTGCCGACCCGACTGCTGCTGCTCGCCGACACCCACCTGCCGAAGCGAGCCAAGGACCTCCCCGCACAGGTGTGGGAAGCGGTCGACGAGGCCGACGTCGTGCTCCACGCCGGCGACTGGGTCGACGTCGCCCTGCTCGACGAGCTCGAGGAGCGCGCGGCCCGGCTGGTGGCGTGCTGGGGCAACAACGACCACGGGGCCCTGCGCGAGCGGCTGCCGGAGGTCGCCCGGACCGAGGTCGAGGGCATCCGGATCGGCGTGGTCCACGAGACCGGTCAGACGAAGGGCCGTGAGGAACGGATGGCCGCGACGTACGCCGACCTCGACGTGCTGGTGTTCGGGCACAGCCACATCCCGTGGGACACCACCGCCGCCGGCGGACTCCGTCTGCTCAACCCGGGATCGCCGACCGACCGGCGCCGACAGCCGCACTGCACCTACATGACCGCGGTCGCCGACTCCGGAGCGCTGGACGTCACCCTGCACCGGCTCCCGCCACGGGTGCCCGCGACCGGACGCCGCTGA
- a CDS encoding AMP-dependent synthetase/ligase, with translation MATEVPADVAAVREDYEARILGLHMPALVRRAAERFGDDPAFSDRFDVPEGETWSTISWRETWELTQQVAAALVALGVERGDAVAIMATNRTAHTLADYGAMTAAAVPMSIYNTLAQDQVAFIAGESQPVVVVLEDHDRYRRWERALAEVDSVRHVVMLADAERVDDPRAIAWADFLARGADTSGVEERMDRITPDLPATYLYTSGTTGNPKGVVLTHHNVMYEAVSTLDAAGLHGQQRTISYLPLAHIAERVLATCGPPLLGSHVHAIPDPAALLGALGEVHPTAFFGVPRVWEKIKTGISAKLAEDPDPANQELVRNAMAAGLAWTQAHEVGHEMTPEVEAAYAEADTAILGFLRLLLGLDQVQWAASAAAPMPLEVAKFMGGLGLHVYDVYGMTETTGAFTSNGPGHFKLGTVGRANPGIEVRLGEDDEILCRGPVNTPGYHRQESATRALIDEDGWIHTGDIGRVDEDGFWSVVDRKKELIITSAGKNIAPSNIENYLKESPIVGHAMALGDNQPYVVAILTLDGEIAPMVAAKMGIEFTDLADLSTKPQIRAMAQAAVDAANERLSRPEQVKAWELLPHEWTAESEELTPTLKLKRRVVNAKYSDVVDSLYAG, from the coding sequence ATGGCCACCGAGGTCCCCGCCGATGTCGCAGCCGTCCGCGAGGACTACGAGGCCCGGATCCTCGGCCTCCACATGCCGGCCCTCGTGCGGCGGGCCGCCGAGCGCTTCGGCGACGACCCCGCCTTCTCCGACCGCTTCGACGTCCCCGAGGGCGAGACGTGGTCGACCATCTCCTGGCGCGAGACCTGGGAGCTCACCCAGCAGGTGGCGGCGGCGCTGGTCGCGCTCGGCGTCGAGCGGGGCGACGCGGTCGCGATCATGGCCACCAACCGCACCGCGCACACGCTCGCCGACTACGGCGCGATGACGGCCGCGGCGGTCCCGATGTCGATCTACAACACCCTCGCCCAGGACCAGGTCGCCTTCATCGCCGGCGAGTCGCAGCCGGTCGTCGTCGTGCTGGAGGACCACGACCGCTACCGCCGCTGGGAGCGTGCCCTGGCCGAGGTCGACTCGGTCCGCCACGTCGTGATGCTCGCCGACGCCGAGCGCGTGGACGACCCCCGAGCGATCGCCTGGGCCGACTTCCTCGCGCGCGGTGCCGACACGTCGGGCGTCGAGGAGCGGATGGACCGGATCACCCCGGACCTCCCGGCCACCTACCTCTACACCTCCGGCACGACCGGCAACCCCAAGGGCGTCGTGCTGACCCACCACAACGTGATGTACGAGGCGGTCTCGACGCTCGACGCCGCCGGCCTGCACGGCCAGCAGCGCACGATCAGCTACCTCCCGCTGGCCCACATCGCGGAGCGGGTGCTCGCGACGTGCGGTCCCCCGCTCCTGGGCAGCCACGTGCACGCCATCCCCGACCCCGCCGCGCTGCTCGGCGCGCTCGGCGAGGTCCACCCCACGGCGTTCTTCGGCGTCCCGCGGGTCTGGGAGAAGATCAAGACCGGCATCTCCGCCAAGCTCGCCGAGGACCCCGACCCGGCCAACCAGGAGCTCGTGCGCAACGCGATGGCGGCCGGCCTGGCGTGGACGCAGGCCCACGAGGTCGGCCACGAGATGACGCCGGAGGTCGAGGCGGCCTACGCCGAGGCGGACACCGCGATCCTCGGCTTCCTGCGCCTGCTGCTCGGGCTCGACCAGGTGCAGTGGGCGGCCAGCGCCGCGGCGCCGATGCCGCTCGAGGTCGCGAAGTTCATGGGCGGGCTGGGGCTGCACGTCTACGACGTCTACGGGATGACCGAGACGACCGGGGCGTTCACCTCCAACGGCCCCGGCCACTTCAAGCTCGGCACGGTCGGGCGGGCCAACCCGGGCATCGAGGTGCGGCTCGGGGAGGACGACGAGATCCTGTGCCGCGGCCCGGTCAACACCCCCGGCTACCACCGGCAGGAGTCGGCGACCCGGGCGCTCATCGACGAGGACGGCTGGATCCACACCGGTGACATCGGCCGCGTCGACGAGGACGGGTTCTGGTCGGTGGTCGACCGCAAGAAGGAGCTGATCATCACCTCGGCGGGCAAGAACATCGCGCCGTCCAACATCGAGAACTACCTCAAGGAGTCGCCGATCGTCGGCCACGCGATGGCGCTGGGCGACAACCAGCCCTACGTCGTCGCGATCCTCACCCTCGACGGTGAGATCGCCCCGATGGTCGCGGCCAAGATGGGCATCGAGTTCACCGACCTCGCGGACCTCTCCACCAAGCCGCAGATCCGCGCGATGGCGCAGGCCGCCGTCGACGCGGCCAACGAGCGGCTCTCGCGTCCCGAGCAGGTGAAGGCGTGGGAGCTGCTGCCCCACGAGTGGACCGCGGAGTCCGAGGAGCTGACCCCGACGCTCAAGCTCAAGCGACGGGTGGTCAACGCGAAGTACTCCGACGTGGTCGACTCCCTCTACGCCGGCTGA